The Chitinophagales bacterium genome has a segment encoding these proteins:
- a CDS encoding S8 family serine peptidase: MKQTILAIFLCLVVLISKSQHLLPLNATNAKQISNNYQQYYEDDNYAYIVQELNNTADLHLKNVMAYLSNNLYLIRYNKQEWNSKKQQINQPIYCINPQAKLITAIDDNALTEKVIIQLDSYFTDDEIQSFLQKNQINATKIDYNKNFVEATLPIQKINQLTLLPSVLFISKKYDKKNTLYSDSYYMNRLNKAQLDAPNGYDAQAQDISVGIWDEGCIGPHQDLPNYRVFNIDKEYYYSPYFSHPTYVAGAVGMQPNLSSKQYSAAAKAKLYSYDYYNDIIQEIISGIQNYDLSVTNHSYNFATTTCDYSGLYIPEAQYIDELANQYPKVTHVVAVGNSASTCSDFDSYHSVDIGYQSAKNTIVVGWLFADETWVGNSGRGPTTDGRLKPELVTKGFGYTATNPSGGFTATYGSSFAAPQVAGMAAALQGKYKEIYNDIPNAALVKSILCNTAEDLGNPAPDYSYGFGRPDMGRALETLTKNWYIEDIISSNQSKIYNLNITEEQQLKLTLCWTDLAAFPLADKILVNDLDVVLVTPSLDTILPWTLDPNNYTANAVRKKDQLNNIEQITHNNLAAGNYQIIIKANSLQSATQQFAVSYYKDDAQLDIVHPDGGEVLNASATYPIKWNNKQSTTGNIAYSIDGGTSWNTIATDVDMSVGSYSWTTPSVTNNIDSCLIMIEYNGIQDTSNAYFTIAKAVASSNIIINTCNQNANISWTATTNTDKYYLYLLEDGQFRFLDSTNTNNYNLFPIIEGKGYGIAISTKYNDIESNKSDTKTFSWTSNSCTNTNDIGVVDILQPKIGRQFTQTQLTSNEQLAFVVKNLGVNTVNGFFINYKINNGLLKTLAVNHAVIANALDTVYFSINEDLSAIGNYTVVAYTVLPLDTFRFNDTLHYTIKHLANLPITLPWTENYEFNSTVITANTFGIDNMQYSDFYTAKAGRLRTDLNNVYAKDGVHCLNFDNYLDTDTATVDYIITLNLSNYIDSILYLDFDYTHHNEQVGNDFIFARGSDADTWINIYDLFTNKPNVGEYKSEKYINLYELLKVQNNQDFSSSFQIKIQLQLTNRTSNVYNNGGYAFDNLKIYNAGNDATVNYIQQHKAYCSSDLNFQPITINVKNNTTTTYNNVIVKYSINGTNTITETILQLLPFENKLYSFTTLPNITTQGSYAIKAWVENTGDVFKQNDSSSILDIVVLPSVNQFPYYNSFEQEATMLATGENSSWQWTQPYKYYTRKAAEGNNAWTNTQYKTYNYNEKSYLYAGCYNFSAFTQNPNLSINHIQDIEFLSDSVFAEYSSDGVTWQRLGCKDCGYNWYNNLINNYWQSTTIPWQVATTKIPIDDFVDKSNVRIRFKLNSDAAGVGEGLAIDDLHIYEQNTSIATADSVYLHANSTGSGWVYFYNNGLIVAKLNDNGTAYGNITLAYNVKTTNIDAYEGKVLVPRNWYIHSDIAIQNNILIYFYLLNDECLAYMLEDDSAFCMNDIAMLHYNGFNENLSLKDNFIRGNFQTLSPSQVQFQPYQRGYQIACTINSWGEYYLIGEKLNEDKIPTIVFSDLNAIQVNDDALVNWQTAQELNAVNFIVQYSFDGINFINLDTVPATGNSTSQINYNYIDIVNAINGTVLYYRIIATDVNDKQFFSLVDSIHFAVPTSIKEQTTTIKAYFANQQLVIDNQLLLGNYQVQLIDIVGKSYINEQVNFNHASINIPINQYKSMAVGTYILLVNNNKQRYFVKLFKY, translated from the coding sequence ATGAAGCAAACCATTTTAGCAATCTTTCTTTGCTTAGTAGTGTTGATTAGTAAATCTCAACATTTATTGCCTTTAAATGCTACCAATGCAAAACAAATAAGTAATAATTATCAGCAATATTACGAAGATGACAACTATGCTTACATCGTTCAAGAATTAAACAATACAGCAGACTTACACCTAAAAAATGTGATGGCTTATTTGTCAAATAATTTATATTTAATCAGATATAATAAACAAGAATGGAATAGTAAAAAACAACAAATTAATCAACCAATATATTGTATAAATCCACAAGCAAAACTCATTACAGCTATAGATGATAATGCACTAACAGAAAAAGTAATCATTCAGTTAGATTCATATTTTACAGATGATGAAATTCAAAGTTTCCTACAAAAAAATCAAATCAATGCTACAAAAATTGACTACAATAAAAATTTTGTAGAAGCAACTTTACCAATTCAAAAAATAAATCAACTTACACTTTTACCGTCGGTACTATTTATTTCTAAAAAGTATGATAAAAAAAATACGCTTTATTCTGACTCTTACTATATGAATCGACTAAACAAAGCACAACTAGATGCACCAAATGGTTATGATGCACAAGCACAAGATATTAGCGTAGGCATTTGGGATGAAGGTTGTATTGGTCCACATCAAGATTTGCCAAATTATAGAGTATTTAATATAGATAAAGAATATTATTACTCACCTTATTTTTCTCATCCAACTTATGTAGCAGGTGCAGTCGGAATGCAACCTAATTTATCAAGTAAACAGTACAGTGCAGCAGCTAAAGCTAAATTATACAGCTACGATTACTATAATGATATTATTCAAGAAATTATAAGTGGAATTCAAAATTATGACTTATCAGTAACCAATCACTCGTACAATTTTGCTACTACAACTTGCGATTATTCTGGCTTGTACATTCCAGAGGCACAGTATATCGACGAGCTTGCAAATCAATATCCAAAGGTAACACATGTAGTGGCTGTTGGTAATTCTGCGTCTACTTGTTCTGATTTTGATAGTTATCATTCGGTTGATATTGGCTATCAATCTGCAAAAAATACAATTGTAGTTGGCTGGTTGTTTGCAGATGAAACTTGGGTTGGTAATAGTGGTCGTGGACCAACTACCGATGGTCGACTTAAACCAGAGTTAGTTACTAAAGGTTTTGGCTATACAGCAACTAATCCAAGTGGTGGATTTACGGCTACCTATGGTTCTTCATTTGCAGCACCACAAGTTGCAGGAATGGCAGCTGCTTTACAAGGAAAATATAAAGAAATTTATAATGATATTCCAAATGCTGCATTGGTGAAATCAATTCTATGTAATACAGCAGAAGACTTAGGAAATCCTGCTCCAGATTATAGCTATGGTTTTGGACGACCAGACATGGGAAGAGCTTTAGAAACATTAACTAAAAATTGGTACATTGAAGATATCATTTCTTCTAATCAATCTAAAATATATAATTTAAATATTACTGAAGAACAACAATTAAAATTAACACTGTGTTGGACAGACCTTGCTGCTTTTCCTTTAGCAGATAAAATTTTAGTCAACGATTTAGATGTAGTGCTAGTAACACCAAGTTTAGATACTATTCTTCCTTGGACTTTAGATCCAAATAATTATACAGCAAATGCAGTCAGAAAAAAAGACCAACTCAATAATATAGAACAAATTACACATAATAATTTAGCTGCTGGCAACTATCAAATTATAATAAAAGCCAATTCATTACAAAGTGCTACACAACAGTTTGCTGTTAGCTATTATAAAGATGATGCACAATTAGATATTGTTCATCCAGATGGTGGCGAAGTGCTAAATGCAAGTGCTACTTATCCTATAAAATGGAATAATAAACAAAGTACTACAGGAAATATTGCTTATTCTATTGATGGTGGTACTTCGTGGAATACCATTGCTACAGATGTAGATATGAGTGTAGGTTCGTATTCATGGACTACACCTAGCGTTACCAATAATATTGATAGTTGTTTGATAATGATAGAGTACAACGGAATCCAAGATACTTCCAATGCTTATTTTACTATAGCAAAAGCAGTAGCTAGTTCAAATATTATTATTAATACTTGCAATCAAAATGCTAATATTTCATGGACAGCTACAACTAACACAGATAAATATTATTTATATTTATTGGAAGACGGTCAATTTAGATTTTTAGATTCTACTAATACTAATAATTATAATTTATTTCCAATTATAGAAGGTAAAGGTTATGGCATTGCTATATCTACAAAATATAATGACATAGAAAGCAATAAATCAGATACTAAAACATTTTCTTGGACAAGCAATTCATGTACCAATACAAATGATATTGGCGTAGTAGATATTTTACAACCAAAAATAGGAAGACAGTTCACGCAAACACAATTAACTAGCAATGAACAATTAGCTTTCGTAGTAAAAAATTTAGGCGTAAATACAGTCAATGGATTTTTTATTAATTATAAAATTAATAATGGGTTATTAAAAACACTAGCAGTCAATCATGCCGTAATTGCTAATGCATTAGATACTGTTTATTTTTCTATTAATGAAGATTTAAGTGCAATTGGAAACTATACTGTTGTAGCGTATACCGTTTTACCTTTAGATACTTTTAGATTTAATGATACATTACACTATACAATTAAACATCTAGCGAACTTACCAATTACATTACCTTGGACAGAAAACTACGAGTTCAATTCAACTGTAATTACTGCTAATACATTTGGTATTGATAATATGCAATACAGCGATTTTTATACAGCTAAAGCAGGACGACTAAGAACAGATTTAAATAATGTTTATGCAAAAGATGGTGTGCATTGTCTAAATTTTGATAATTATTTAGATACAGACACTGCAACTGTAGACTATATAATTACTTTAAACTTGTCTAATTATATAGATTCTATTTTGTATTTAGATTTCGATTATACACATCATAATGAACAAGTAGGTAACGACTTTATTTTTGCTCGTGGTAGCGATGCAGATACTTGGATAAATATCTACGATTTATTTACAAACAAACCTAATGTAGGAGAATATAAATCAGAAAAGTATATTAATTTATATGAATTATTAAAAGTGCAAAACAATCAAGATTTTTCTTCATCATTCCAAATAAAAATTCAATTACAACTTACTAATAGAACTTCTAATGTATACAATAACGGAGGTTATGCATTTGACAATCTAAAAATTTATAATGCAGGAAATGATGCAACAGTAAACTATATACAACAACACAAAGCATATTGTAGTAGCGATTTAAACTTTCAACCAATAACAATAAATGTAAAAAACAATACAACTACTACTTATAATAATGTAATAGTTAAATATAGTATTAATGGAACAAATACAATTACAGAAACCATTTTACAATTACTGCCATTTGAAAATAAACTCTATAGCTTTACTACGCTTCCAAATATTACAACTCAAGGAAGCTATGCAATAAAAGCTTGGGTAGAAAATACAGGCGATGTATTCAAACAAAACGACTCATCATCAATACTAGATATTGTAGTACTACCATCGGTAAATCAATTTCCTTACTACAATTCGTTCGAGCAAGAAGCAACAATGTTAGCTACTGGCGAAAATTCATCTTGGCAATGGACACAACCATATAAGTATTATACTAGAAAAGCTGCCGAAGGAAATAATGCATGGACAAATACTCAGTATAAAACATATAATTATAATGAAAAAAGTTATTTGTATGCAGGTTGTTATAATTTTAGTGCATTCACACAAAATCCAAATCTATCTATAAATCATATTCAAGATATAGAATTCTTAAGCGATTCTGTTTTTGCAGAATATTCTTCAGATGGAGTTACTTGGCAACGATTAGGATGTAAAGATTGTGGTTATAATTGGTACAATAATTTAATTAACAACTACTGGCAATCAACAACAATTCCTTGGCAAGTTGCTACTACAAAAATTCCAATTGATGATTTTGTAGATAAAAGCAATGTGCGTATTCGTTTTAAACTAAATTCAGATGCTGCTGGCGTTGGCGAAGGTTTAGCAATAGATGATTTACATATATATGAACAAAATACAAGTATTGCTACAGCCGACTCTGTTTATCTTCACGCAAATTCTACAGGAAGTGGTTGGGTATATTTTTATAACAACGGATTAATTGTTGCTAAGCTAAATGACAATGGCACTGCATACGGAAACATCACACTAGCATATAATGTAAAGACTACTAATATAGATGCTTACGAAGGAAAAGTTTTAGTGCCAAGAAATTGGTATATACATTCAGATATAGCAATTCAAAATAATATACTAATATATTTTTATTTATTGAATGATGAATGTTTAGCTTATATGCTAGAAGATGATTCTGCTTTTTGTATGAATGATATTGCTATGTTACACTACAACGGATTTAATGAAAATCTTTCATTAAAAGATAATTTTATTCGCGGCAATTTTCAAACACTATCACCAAGTCAAGTGCAGTTTCAACCATATCAAAGAGGTTACCAAATTGCGTGTACTATAAATAGTTGGGGCGAGTATTATTTAATAGGAGAGAAGCTCAACGAAGATAAAATACCAACAATAGTTTTTAGTGATTTAAATGCTATTCAAGTTAATGATGATGCTTTGGTTAATTGGCAAACAGCACAAGAATTAAATGCAGTCAACTTTATTGTACAATATTCTTTTGATGGAATTAACTTTATAAATTTAGATACTGTTCCAGCAACAGGAAATTCGACTTCACAAATCAATTATAATTATATAGATATTGTAAATGCAATTAACGGAACGGTATTATATTATAGAATTATTGCTACAGATGTTAACGATAAACAGTTCTTTTCACTAGTAGATTCTATTCATTTTGCAGTTCCGACTTCAATTAAAGAGCAAACAACTACTATAAAAGCATACTTTGCCAATCAACAATTAGTAATAGATAATCAGTTGCTACTAGGAAACTACCAAGTACAATTAATAGATATTGTAGGCAAGTCGTATATTAATGAGCAAGTCAATTTTAATCATGCAAGTATTAATATTCCAATAAATCAGTACAAAAGCATGGCAGTTGGTACTTATATATTATTAGTCAACAACAACAAACAACGATATTTCGTCAAACTATTTAAATATTAG
- the mnmD gene encoding tRNA (5-methylaminomethyl-2-thiouridine)(34)-methyltransferase MnmD, with product MRKVELVTTLEGSHSLFIADLDEQYHSKYGAIQESQHVFINAGLKYQAEQFNEINILEVGFGTGLNALLTLQYAIENQLKINYYTIEPFPLAEEITTQLNYPNYLEEFKTAKNYFQELHTVSWNENHSIHQNFNFTKYQTTLQAIQLAQQFHLCYYDAFAPSAQPELWTTAIFQKIYDNLLPNAVLVTYCAKGQVKRNFKSIGFQLEALSGPKGKREMVRAKKNEKK from the coding sequence ATGAGAAAAGTAGAATTAGTCACTACGCTAGAAGGCTCACACAGTTTATTTATCGCCGATTTAGACGAACAGTATCATTCAAAATATGGAGCTATTCAAGAATCACAACATGTTTTTATAAACGCTGGATTAAAATATCAAGCAGAACAATTCAACGAGATAAATATATTAGAAGTTGGTTTTGGTACAGGATTAAATGCTTTGCTTACCCTACAATATGCTATAGAAAATCAGCTTAAAATAAATTATTATACCATAGAGCCATTTCCATTAGCAGAAGAAATCACTACACAACTCAACTATCCAAATTATTTAGAAGAATTTAAAACAGCAAAAAACTATTTTCAAGAGTTACACACAGTTTCTTGGAATGAAAATCATAGCATACATCAAAACTTTAATTTTACAAAATATCAAACTACACTTCAAGCCATTCAGCTAGCACAACAATTCCACTTATGTTATTACGATGCCTTTGCACCATCAGCACAACCAGAGTTGTGGACAACGGCCATTTTTCAAAAAATATATGATAACTTATTACCTAACGCAGTATTGGTAACTTATTGTGCAAAAGGTCAAGTAAAAAGAAATTTTAAAAGTATTGGCTTTCAATTAGAAGCACTTTCTGGACCAAAAGGGAAGCGAGAAATGGTTAGAGCAAAAAAAAATGAAAAAAAGTAA
- a CDS encoding MarR family transcriptional regulator: MGTTKQILTLPKQYSSKYNRNLLMYANLITTASMVDKLANCILKNFDLTHIQFNILKILFGAANNNEQVTPGDISKRLMFASSDLTRLLDRLEKKDLITREVDPTNRRKININITEKGELLVLEYMPIMHQATNNFFEAYISENDREIMIKALEVIQKNVSLTNVKCLETMM; this comes from the coding sequence TTGGGAACAACTAAACAAATATTAACCCTACCAAAGCAATACTCTTCTAAGTATAATAGAAACTTATTAATGTATGCTAACCTAATTACTACTGCTAGTATGGTAGATAAATTAGCCAATTGCATTTTAAAAAATTTCGATTTAACACATATTCAGTTTAATATTTTAAAAATATTATTTGGAGCTGCAAATAACAATGAACAAGTAACACCAGGAGATATTTCTAAGCGATTAATGTTTGCGAGTTCTGATTTAACTAGATTATTAGATAGATTAGAAAAAAAGGATTTGATTACTAGAGAAGTAGATCCAACCAACAGACGAAAAATAAATATTAATATTACAGAAAAAGGAGAGTTGCTTGTATTAGAATATATGCCAATCATGCACCAAGCAACTAATAATTTCTTTGAAGCTTATATTAGTGAAAACGACAGAGAAATTATGATTAAAGCATTAGAGGTAATACAAAAAAATGTATCACTAACAAATGTAAAATGTTTAGAAACAATGATGTAA